In Haematobia irritans isolate KBUSLIRL chromosome 1, ASM5000362v1, whole genome shotgun sequence, a genomic segment contains:
- the LOC142222276 gene encoding larval cuticle protein A2B-like, with product MAFKFVTLFALIAAASAGLIPAAQVYHHAAPAAVVKTVAPVHVTAQPVYAKAAEEYDPHPQYKFGYGVQDAISGDSKSQVEERDGDVVRGEYSLIDADGYKRTVQYTADPINGFNAVVHREPLVAKTVVKTVAPVAHYAAPAAVVKTVAPAYTTYSAPAVVKSVAPAYTTYASPATYVAHH from the exons ATGGCTTTCAAG TTTGTCACTCTCTTTGCCTTAATCGCTGCTGCCAGCGCTGGCCTCATCCCTGCAGCACAAGTCTATCATCATGCTGCTCCCGCTGCTGTGGTCAAGACTGTAGCTCCCGTCCATGTTACTGCTCAACCTGTGTATGCTAAGGCTGCTGAAGAATACGATCCTCATCCTCAATACAAATTCGGTTATGGTGTTCAAGATGCCATCTCTGGTGACTCAAAGAGCCAAGTTGAGGAGCGTGATGGTGATGTTGTTCGTGGTGAATACTCCTTGATCGATGCTGATGGTTACAAACGTACCGTACAATATACTGCTGATCCCATCAATGGTTTCAATGCTGTAGTCCATCGTGAACCTTTGGTAGCTAAGACTGTTGTCAAGACCGTTGCTCCTGTTGCCCATTATGCCGCCCCAGCTGCTGTGGTTAAGACAGTCGCTCCTGCTTATACCACCTATTCTGCTCCTGCCGTAGTTAAATCGGTGGCTCCAGCCTACACTACCTATGCTAGTCCAGCCACTTATGTTGCCCATCATTAA